A window of the bacterium genome harbors these coding sequences:
- a CDS encoding AAA family ATPase, translating into MTTIVFFNNKGGVGKTSLTYHLAWMFADRGVRVLAADFDPQANLTSMFLEEDRLEELWPEGEHPLSILGTIRPILRGTGDIAVPHVEEVADNIGVVVGDLGLSLFEDKLSDAWPRCLDGDESAFRIISAFHRVLLQAAQTREAELVLLDIGPNLGAINRAVLTAAQYVVVPLVPDLFSLQGLRNLGPTLRRWRQEWQERLKKNPEPELQLPVHSMEMSGYVIQQHAIRLDRPVKSYSRWLSRIPLEYRIHVLEESAATTVGARAENDPHCLHLLKHYRSLMPMAMEARKPMFFLRPADGAIGAHAKAVQDCYLDFKAMAFKIAARCGIPVS; encoded by the coding sequence ATGACGACCATTGTTTTCTTCAACAACAAGGGCGGCGTGGGGAAGACATCTTTGACCTACCATCTCGCCTGGATGTTTGCCGATCGCGGCGTGAGAGTTTTGGCCGCAGATTTCGACCCCCAGGCGAATTTGACTTCCATGTTCCTGGAAGAGGACCGCCTCGAGGAGCTGTGGCCGGAAGGCGAACATCCGCTCAGCATTCTGGGAACCATCAGGCCAATCCTCAGAGGGACGGGAGATATTGCCGTCCCGCACGTGGAGGAGGTGGCAGACAATATTGGGGTGGTGGTAGGTGATCTTGGCCTGTCCTTGTTTGAGGACAAGCTCTCGGACGCCTGGCCGCGCTGCCTCGATGGAGATGAGTCTGCCTTTCGCATCATTTCCGCTTTCCATCGCGTGCTGCTGCAGGCAGCGCAGACGCGGGAAGCTGAGCTGGTTTTGCTTGATATTGGCCCGAATTTGGGCGCCATCAATCGGGCGGTTCTCACCGCTGCGCAATATGTCGTCGTGCCGTTGGTGCCCGATCTGTTTTCCCTGCAGGGGCTGCGCAACCTGGGCCCGACGCTGCGGCGCTGGCGGCAAGAATGGCAGGAACGGCTGAAAAAAAATCCCGAGCCAGAACTGCAATTGCCGGTTCACAGCATGGAGATGTCAGGATACGTGATTCAGCAACATGCCATCCGGCTGGACCGGCCGGTTAAATCCTACTCTCGCTGGCTGAGTCGTATTCCCCTGGAGTACCGAATTCATGTTCTGGAAGAATCGGCCGCAACTACAGTCGGGGCCAGGGCTGAAAATGATCCTCACTGCCTCCATCTGCTCAAGCATTATCGCAGCCTGATGCCGATGGCTATGGAAGCAAGAAAGCCGATGTTTTTTCTCCGGCCCGCTGACGGCGCCATCGGCGCGCATGCCAAGGCGGTGCAGGATTGCTATCTCGATTTCAAAGCCATGGCGTTCAAAATTGCTGCGCGCTGCGGCATACCGGTTTCATGA
- a CDS encoding acyl-CoA dehydrogenase family protein, whose translation MSQGLDKETLDLTLSAIKEFATSHLPEEKLLELDAKDEFPVALVREMCTDLGIQLLFIPEEFSGMGGGAFDVYHICEQLARIDLGIATGVFATFLGSDPIMFGGTPEQKKKWLTRIAEEGLLMAYGATEPEAGSDLGALRTTATPVEKDGKIAGYKISGNKMWISNGGYADLYSILAKAPGGPSWFIVEKGAPGFSHGRPEDKHGIRASNTAPLSLDEVYVEADHLLGDVEGQGLIQAQLVFGYTRLMVAAFGLGAGWAALDRAIRYSTERMQAGGPLSEKQGYTHKLIVPHVARLEASRAYIEETAERIDSTGDNLNTEGAIAKYLATEAGNLAADASMQALGGYGYVREYMVEKIKRDVRITTIYEGTSEIMEMTICRDRWQLHLKTRGQHYHDEARRFEELHARHPNLGANIAALSLHALAELLERARVRRLTRNQHVMFRLGELIAYAECAGSLANRAIRAADGKLNSKSDARFNPEALAAISRVFAREAAMKVAEEGMRWIVGADDINDVELAEFEKKLNLPAIHRTQAGLIADMDFVADVVYGRK comes from the coding sequence ATGAGTCAAGGTCTCGACAAAGAAACCCTCGATCTGACGCTTTCTGCCATCAAAGAATTTGCGACCAGCCATCTTCCCGAAGAAAAACTTCTCGAACTCGATGCCAAAGACGAATTCCCCGTCGCTCTCGTGCGCGAGATGTGCACGGACTTGGGCATTCAACTTCTCTTCATTCCCGAAGAATTTAGCGGCATGGGCGGCGGCGCCTTTGATGTCTATCACATCTGCGAGCAATTGGCCCGCATCGATCTTGGCATTGCCACCGGCGTGTTCGCCACTTTTCTCGGCAGCGATCCGATTATGTTCGGCGGCACACCTGAGCAGAAAAAGAAATGGCTCACTCGCATTGCGGAAGAAGGTCTGCTCATGGCCTACGGCGCCACCGAGCCGGAAGCTGGCAGTGATTTGGGCGCGCTGCGCACCACCGCCACGCCGGTCGAAAAGGATGGCAAGATTGCCGGCTACAAAATCAGCGGCAACAAAATGTGGATCAGCAACGGCGGCTACGCGGATCTCTACAGCATCTTAGCGAAAGCGCCCGGCGGTCCGAGTTGGTTTATTGTGGAAAAAGGCGCGCCTGGTTTCAGTCACGGCAGGCCGGAAGACAAGCACGGCATTCGTGCCAGCAACACCGCTCCCCTTTCGCTCGATGAAGTTTATGTCGAGGCTGATCACCTGCTGGGTGATGTCGAAGGGCAGGGACTCATTCAAGCGCAATTGGTTTTTGGCTACACCCGTTTGATGGTCGCGGCATTTGGCCTTGGCGCGGGTTGGGCCGCGCTCGATCGTGCCATTCGTTATTCCACCGAACGCATGCAGGCCGGTGGTCCGCTCTCCGAGAAACAAGGCTACACGCACAAGCTCATTGTGCCGCACGTCGCCCGCCTAGAAGCCAGCCGCGCCTACATCGAAGAAACCGCGGAGCGCATCGATTCCACCGGCGATAATCTCAACACCGAAGGTGCGATTGCGAAATACCTCGCCACGGAAGCCGGCAACCTGGCTGCTGATGCGAGCATGCAAGCGCTTGGCGGTTACGGCTACGTCAGAGAATACATGGTGGAGAAAATCAAACGCGACGTGCGCATCACCACGATTTACGAAGGCACGTCCGAAATTATGGAGATGACGATCTGCCGCGACCGCTGGCAATTGCATCTGAAAACCCGCGGCCAGCATTATCACGACGAAGCGCGACGATTCGAGGAATTGCATGCGCGTCATCCCAACCTCGGCGCCAACATTGCCGCCTTGAGCTTGCATGCCCTCGCCGAACTTCTGGAAAGAGCGCGCGTGCGGCGTTTGACACGAAATCAACACGTCATGTTTCGCCTCGGAGAATTGATTGCCTACGCCGAGTGCGCCGGCAGCCTCGCCAATCGCGCCATTCGTGCCGCCGATGGCAAGTTGAATTCAAAATCCGACGCGCGTTTCAATCCCGAAGCATTGGCCGCCATCAGCCGCGTCTTTGCGCGCGAAGCGGCGATGAAGGTGGCGGAAGAAGGCATGCGCTGGATTGTTGGTGCGGATGACATCAATGATGTTGAGTTGGCGGAGTTTGAAAAGAAATTGAATCTTCCCGCTATTCATCGGACGCAAGCGGGATTGATTGCGGACATGGATTTTGTGGCGGATGTGGTTTATGGGCGAAAATGA
- a CDS encoding acyl-CoA dehydrogenase family protein, translated as MNFSLSEEQQQFRELAHEFAQNEIRPVAAHLDEQEEFPAAVCRKGWELGLMNVHIPKEFGGMGLGVLEECLISEEIGWGCTGVGTTMICNTLAIAPVIVAGNDDQKKRFLTPLTEEFAFCSYAVTEPGAGSDVQAIKTTAKKTGTDYVLNGQKMWITNAGHARWFFVIAYTDPAKSYKGISGFIVPADTPGVKIGKHEPKLGQRCSDTRGVSFEEVKVPAANMLGKEGDGWKAAMAAFDHSRPVVAAMAVGLARAALEHAASYAKERRTFGVPIAAHEGISFMIADMAKDIEASRLLTWLAAWTIDQGKRNTLQAAYAKCFAADTAMRVATDAVQVFGGYGFSREYPAEKLMRDAKIFQIYEGTSQIQRLIIAKEIFER; from the coding sequence ATCAACTTCTCCCTCTCCGAAGAACAGCAGCAGTTCCGCGAACTCGCGCATGAATTCGCGCAAAACGAAATCCGCCCCGTGGCCGCGCACCTCGACGAGCAGGAAGAATTCCCCGCAGCCGTTTGCCGGAAGGGCTGGGAGCTCGGTTTGATGAACGTGCACATTCCCAAAGAATTTGGCGGCATGGGCTTGGGCGTGCTGGAGGAATGCCTGATCTCCGAAGAGATCGGCTGGGGCTGCACCGGCGTGGGCACGACCATGATCTGCAACACCCTCGCCATCGCGCCCGTCATCGTTGCCGGCAATGACGATCAGAAGAAGAGATTTCTCACGCCGCTCACCGAGGAGTTTGCCTTCTGTTCCTATGCCGTCACCGAACCCGGCGCCGGCAGCGACGTGCAGGCGATCAAAACCACCGCAAAAAAAACCGGCACCGACTACGTGCTCAACGGGCAGAAGATGTGGATCACCAACGCCGGCCACGCCCGCTGGTTTTTTGTGATTGCCTACACCGATCCCGCCAAAAGCTACAAAGGCATCAGCGGCTTCATCGTACCGGCGGACACGCCCGGCGTGAAAATCGGCAAGCACGAACCCAAGCTGGGGCAACGTTGCTCGGACACGCGCGGCGTGAGTTTTGAAGAGGTGAAAGTGCCGGCCGCCAACATGCTCGGCAAGGAGGGCGACGGCTGGAAAGCCGCCATGGCTGCGTTCGATCATTCCCGGCCGGTGGTGGCCGCCATGGCGGTCGGTTTGGCGCGCGCCGCGCTGGAACACGCCGCGAGCTACGCAAAGGAACGCAGGACCTTCGGCGTGCCCATCGCAGCGCATGAGGGCATCAGCTTCATGATCGCGGACATGGCCAAAGACATCGAAGCCAGCCGCTTGCTCACCTGGCTGGCCGCGTGGACCATCGATCAGGGCAAACGCAACACCCTGCAGGCCGCGTACGCCAAATGCTTCGCCGCGGACACCGCCATGCGCGTGGCCACCGATGCCGTGCAGGTTTTCGGCGGCTACGGCTTCTCGCGCGAATATCCCGCCGAAAAACTCATGCGCGATGCCAAAATTTTTCAGATCTATGAAGGCACCAGCCAGATTCAGCGATTGATTATTGCGAAGGAGATTTTTGAAAGGTAA
- a CDS encoding putative DNA binding domain-containing protein, producing the protein MITDQELQALLTDVESDRVERKASLSDRSKIRQAICAFANDLPNSCLPGVIFIGVNDDGSCSKLAITDELLRTIADMRSDGNILPFPSMTVQKKVLAGCEIAVVEVQPADYPPVRYNGRVWIRVGPRLAQASLEEERRLMEKRRAGILWFDQQPVIGATSEDLDLEYFRIHYLPAAVSPEVLAENQRLIEEQLASLRFLDRHLVPNVAAMIVFGKDHLRWLPGAYLQFLRLDGTELTDAIRHQVELTGPLEDLIRRLDEVLAANISTTSDVRSGSTETKQPDYPMVALQQITRNALLHRSYESTSAPVRVHWFTDRIEIHSPGGLYGNVNERNFGQPGVTDYRNPLLAEAMKVLGFVQRFGLGIPLARKELRQNGNPEPEFHFDPTRVLVTIRKRP; encoded by the coding sequence ATGATAACCGACCAGGAGTTGCAGGCTCTCCTGACCGATGTAGAATCGGACCGGGTGGAGCGAAAGGCCTCTCTCAGCGATCGCAGCAAGATCCGGCAGGCGATCTGCGCCTTCGCCAATGATTTGCCGAATTCGTGTCTTCCTGGTGTCATCTTCATCGGGGTCAATGACGACGGCAGTTGCTCCAAACTTGCGATCACGGACGAGTTGCTGCGCACAATTGCGGACATGAGATCGGATGGCAATATTCTGCCTTTTCCCAGCATGACCGTCCAAAAGAAGGTGCTAGCAGGTTGTGAAATTGCCGTCGTCGAAGTGCAACCGGCCGACTACCCGCCGGTTCGCTACAATGGCAGGGTTTGGATACGCGTGGGACCGCGCCTCGCCCAGGCAAGCCTGGAAGAGGAAAGAAGATTGATGGAGAAGCGACGCGCCGGCATCCTGTGGTTCGATCAACAGCCGGTGATTGGCGCAACCAGCGAGGACCTCGATCTCGAGTACTTTCGAATTCATTATCTACCTGCGGCGGTATCTCCTGAAGTGCTTGCCGAGAATCAACGTTTGATCGAAGAACAGTTGGCCTCATTGCGATTTCTCGACCGGCATCTAGTTCCAAATGTCGCCGCCATGATCGTCTTTGGCAAAGATCATCTTCGTTGGCTTCCAGGAGCATATCTGCAATTCCTGCGGCTGGACGGCACCGAACTGACCGACGCCATACGACACCAAGTTGAACTGACGGGCCCCTTGGAAGACCTGATTCGGCGCCTTGACGAGGTATTAGCCGCCAATATCTCCACGACGTCTGATGTGCGCAGCGGGTCAACAGAGACCAAGCAGCCAGACTATCCCATGGTGGCCCTGCAGCAAATCACCCGCAATGCCTTGCTGCATCGGTCCTATGAATCCACCAGCGCGCCCGTGCGAGTCCATTGGTTCACAGACCGCATTGAAATCCACAGTCCCGGCGGGCTCTATGGCAATGTTAACGAACGGAATTTTGGTCAGCCAGGCGTAACGGACTATCGCAACCCTTTGTTGGCGGAGGCCATGAAGGTTCTGGGTTTTGTACAACGCTTCGGTCTGGGCATTCCCCTGGCCAGGAAAGAACTGCGGCAAAACGGCAATCCCGAGCCGGAATTTCATTTTGATCCGACTCGCGTACTCGTCACCATTCGGAAACGGCCATGA
- a CDS encoding type II toxin-antitoxin system PemK/MazF family toxin, whose product MNLVPLARGDIVLAAFPYADLSLQKRRPALMLNENTDLGDVILAFISSQIPASPPPSSLLLASSEPEFQQTGLKIDSVIRLDKIATIERYLITRRLGRLPDSKREEMENAWAYALRISIHRS is encoded by the coding sequence ATGAACCTTGTGCCGCTGGCGCGTGGCGATATTGTTTTGGCCGCTTTTCCCTATGCCGACCTTTCCCTGCAAAAACGGCGACCCGCGCTCATGCTCAATGAGAATACAGATCTGGGGGATGTCATCCTGGCTTTCATCAGCAGCCAAATTCCTGCCAGCCCGCCTCCCAGCTCTCTTCTTCTCGCAAGCTCTGAACCGGAGTTCCAACAAACCGGTTTGAAGATCGATTCGGTGATTCGATTGGACAAGATTGCAACCATCGAGCGCTATCTCATCACTCGCCGTTTGGGTAGACTGCCGGATAGCAAGCGAGAGGAGATGGAGAATGCCTGGGCTTATGCGTTACGGATCTCGATTCATCGGTCATAA
- a CDS encoding DUF1028 domain-containing protein: protein MLQRLPLSLFALGLVAAAVPAQESLRPVHTYSIVARDPQTGEMGVAVQSHWFSVGALVTWAEAGVGAVATQSFVDPAYGPLGLQLMRAGKTAKQALAAVLAADPGEAVRQVAMIDAQGNVAAHTGSKCIPAAGHFVGENFSVQANLMLNEKVWPAMAAAYQNTSGDLAGKMLAALDAAQAVGGDIRGKQSAAILIVSGTNTGRPWADRIMDLRVEDHPEPLKELRRLVHVLRAYQHMNAGDLAVEHNDMAKALAEYGAAQKMMPDNLEMAYWTAVALVNAGRLDDSLPLFQKVIAGDPNWAVLTPRLPQVDLLKVDEVQLKKILSVTPKPKGE from the coding sequence ATGCTGCAACGTCTTCCCCTCTCGCTTTTCGCGCTTGGGCTTGTGGCTGCTGCAGTTCCTGCCCAGGAATCATTGCGCCCCGTGCACACCTACTCCATCGTCGCCCGCGATCCGCAAACCGGAGAAATGGGCGTCGCCGTGCAATCGCATTGGTTCTCGGTCGGCGCGCTGGTCACCTGGGCCGAGGCCGGCGTGGGCGCGGTGGCGACGCAATCGTTCGTCGATCCCGCTTACGGTCCGCTCGGCCTGCAACTCATGCGCGCCGGCAAAACCGCGAAACAGGCATTGGCTGCGGTGCTCGCTGCTGATCCCGGCGAGGCCGTGCGCCAGGTCGCGATGATCGACGCGCAGGGCAATGTGGCCGCGCACACCGGCAGCAAGTGCATTCCCGCGGCCGGGCACTTCGTAGGGGAGAATTTTTCCGTGCAGGCCAATCTCATGTTGAATGAAAAAGTCTGGCCGGCCATGGCCGCAGCGTATCAGAACACCAGCGGCGATCTGGCCGGCAAAATGCTCGCTGCGCTCGATGCCGCGCAGGCCGTAGGCGGCGACATTCGCGGCAAACAATCCGCCGCGATTCTGATCGTGAGCGGAACCAATACCGGCCGGCCGTGGGCGGATCGCATCATGGACCTGCGCGTCGAAGATCACCCCGAGCCGCTCAAGGAATTGCGGCGCCTGGTGCACGTCCTTCGCGCTTATCAACACATGAATGCCGGCGATCTCGCGGTCGAACACAACGACATGGCCAAGGCGCTGGCGGAATACGGCGCCGCACAGAAGATGATGCCCGACAATCTCGAAATGGCTTATTGGACCGCGGTTGCGCTCGTCAACGCCGGCCGCCTCGACGACTCGTTGCCGCTGTTCCAAAAAGTCATTGCCGGCGATCCGAATTGGGCTGTGCTGACACCGCGCCTGCCGCAGGTGGACTTGCTGAAAGTGGATGAAGTTCAGTTGAAGAAGATTCTGAGCGTGACACCGAAACCGAAGGGAGAATAG